The stretch of DNA GTCTGCTGGCATCTGGCCCGGCAGGTAGTCCAGCACCTTGATCATCTCGTGCTTGGGCTCGCCCACCGACAGGCCGCCAATGGCCAGGCCGTCGAAGCCGATCTTGTCCAGGCCTTCCAGGGAACGCATGCGCAGGTCCTGGTGCATTCCGCCCTGGACGATGCCGAACAGCGCCGCCGTATTGTCGCCATGGGCGTTCTTCGAGCGCTGGGCCCAGCGCAGCGACAGCTCCATGGACACCCGTGCGACGTCTTCGTCGGCCGGGTACGGGGTGCATTCGTCGAAGATCATCACGATGTCCGAGCCCAGGTCGCGCTGGACCTGCATCGACTCTTCCGGGCCCATGAAAACCTTGGCGCCGTCGACCGGCGAGGCGAAGGTCACGCCCTCCTCCTTGATCTTGCGCATGGCGCCCAGGCTGAACACCTGGAAACCGCCGGAGTCGGTGAGGATCGGGCCTTTCCACTGCATGAAATCATGCAGGTCGCCGTGCTTCTTGATCACTTCGGTGCCCGGGCGCAGCCACAGGTGGAAGGTGTTGCCCAGGATGATCTCGGCGCCAGTGGCGACGATGTCCCGCGGCAGCATGCCCTTGACCGTGCCGTAGGTGCCCACGGGCATGAAGGCCGGGGTTTCCACGGTGCCGCGGGGGAAGGTCAGACGACCGCGACGAGCCTTGCCATCGGTGGCGAGCAGCTCGAAAGACATACGACAGGTGCGACTCATGCTTGATCCTCAGGGCCGCGTGGCGCGGGATTGCGGGTGATGAACATCGCATCACCGTAGCTAAAAAAGCGGTATCCATGCTCGACGGCAGCCTTGTAGGCGGCCATGGCTTCGGGATAACCGGCGAACGCCGAAACCAGCATCAACAGCGTGGATTCGGGCAAATGGAAGTTGGTGACCAGGGCATCAACCACATGGAACGGCCGGCCCGGGTAGATAAAGATGTCGGTGTCACCGCTGAACGGCTTGAGCACGCCATCGCGCGCCGCGCTTTCCAGGGAACGCACGCTGGTGGTCCCCACCGCCACCACCCGACCGCCGCGCGCGCGGCAGGCGGCTACCGCATCCACCACGTCCTGGCTGACTTCCAGCCATTCGTTGTGCATATGGTGATCTTCGATGCGCTCCACCCGCACCGGCTGGAAGGTCCCGGCGCCGACATGCAGGGTCACGAACGCAGTCTCGACGCCCTTGGCAGCAATCGCCTCCAGCAGCGGCTGGTCGAAGTGCAGCCCCGCGGTCGGCGCGGCCACCGCGCCCAGGCGCTCGGAGTACACGGTCTGATAACGCTCGCGGTCCGAGTCTTCGTCCGGACGGTCTATATAAGGAGGCAACGGCATATGGCCGACGCGCTCCAGCAGCGGCAGCACTTCCTCGGCGAACCCCAGCTCGAACAGGGTGTCGTGGCGGGCCAGCATCTCGGCCTCGCCACCGCCGTCGATGAGGATCTTCGAACCCGGTTTCGGCGACTTGCTGGAGCGCACGTGGGCCAGCACACGGTGACTGTCGAGCACCCGTTCCACGAGGATTTCCAGCTTGCCGCCGGAGGCCTTCTGGCCAAACAGGCGCGCCGGAATCACCCGGGTATTGTTGAACACCATCAAGTCGCCCGGGCGCAAATGCTCAAGCAAATCAGTGAATTGACGGTGGGCCAGGGCGCCGGTGAGCCCATCCAGGGTCAACAGGCGGCTCGCGCGACGCTCGGCCAGGGGGTGGCGGGCGATCAGCGAATCAGGGAGCTCGAAGGTAAAGTCAGCAACACGCATGATGGGGTTCGTCTAGCAGGGCCGGAAAGTTTAGCGGAAATAGCCAAAATTGACCATGAAACCTGATTGACCAACGGTAGGCACGTCTCTATACTTCGCCGCCATTGAGCCCTGATGGCGGAATTGGTAGACGCGGCGGATTCAAAATCCGTTTTCGAGAGAAGTGGGAGTTCGAGTCTCCCTCGGGGCACCATCTACAGGTTTCACGTTGATCCAACATGAACCAGAAACACAAAAAAGCCGGCCACTGCGCCGGCTTTTTTGTGCCTTCTTAAAACAACTTAATTCATCTTGTTCCTTGTTGACGTGTATGGCGTGATGTATGTTCGCCAAAATCACGAACTGGCCCATACACGAATTGAAGCGTTCCGACATCAAGCGGCGCCCCCTGGCGGACACCGTTCTTTCATCGCTAGAACCTGAGCCCAAGGAGTACCGAGAGTTCTATGGGATCGATCGCATCTACTTCGTAGTCGCCGCAAATGGGCGCAAGCGCTGGGAATTCCGCTACAAGAAGCCATCAACCGGCAAGTGGTCATGGCTTGGTCTTGGCGGCTACCCAGAGACGTCTGCCCGACGCGCTAGAGATAAAGCCGATGAGGTCCAGGCTCTTCTCAATCATGGAACAGATCCGGCGAACCAGAAGCAGGCCGCAAAGAAAGCGATCGAAGAAGCGGAGTCAACCACGTTTCGCGCGGTGGCCACGGTCTGGTTGGAGAAGAAAGAAAAGGACGGCCGCTCAGATTCGACCCTGGACAAAATCCGCACTTACCTGGACAAGGACCTCCTCCCAGCGCTGGGCGACATGCAGGTGCATGATATCGGGCGCCGGAGTTGCGCCGACTTGCTGGCGAGCATTGAAGCCCGCAAAGCCTTCAACGTTGCAAAGAAGGTTCGCGGATGGTTGAAAGAGATCTTCAGCCAGGCCATTGCCAAGGGGCTCATCGAGTACAACCCAGCATCTGAGCTACTGTCCATTGCTGCCGAAGCACCGCCTACACAGCAATACCCACACCTGCTCGAGGAAGAGCTGCCCGACTTTATGCGGGCAATGAAGAAGACCACCAGCAGGTTGGCCGCACGAACAGCAGCATGGCTGACGATCTGGACAGCGTCGCGCCCGGGCATGGTCCGCTGGGCGGAGTGGTCAGAGTTCAACCTCGAGGAAAGCCTTTGGGAAGTCTCAGCGAAGAAGATGAAGATGGACCGGGACATTCTGATACCACTGCCCAGACAGGCCGTGGACGCGCTTTACGAACTGAAGGAGTTTACCGGCCGTAGCCGGTACCTGTTCCCCGGGGTTGGCCAGAAAACTGCAGTGATCAGCGAGAACACAATAAACAAGGTCTTCGCCACGGTAGGCTATAAAGGAAGACTGGTAGGTCATGGCACTCGCCATACGGCAAGCACGCTGCTGCGAGAGCATGATTGGATAAAGGACCACATCGAAATGCAGCTAGCCCATAAGGAGGGCGGAATGAGCGGCGTGTACAACAAGGCAAAGTATCTGCGGCAGCGCAGAGTGATGATGCAGTGGTACGCCGATTATCTCGACGCCCTGGGAGAAGGGATGACAAACGAAAGGCAAACGGATTTCGACAAATTGGTGAACTCATGATGGGTTGAAGCATGAAAAACTGTTGAGACGTTTGACAACCAGAAGGCCGCATGTGATCCCCATGCTGTCTCTATTTGAATTTTTACCATCAAGATGACTTGATGGCCAAATTTGACAATGGATTATTTATGTCTTACCGCGGACTTAAGATTGCTCTAATTACACCGTGCTACAACGAAGAAGTTGCCATTGCCAAGGTGATACGAGACTTTCGAAAGGCGATGCCTTGCATTGAAATTTATGTTTTCGACAACAACTCGACAGACAACACTGTTGCAGTTGCTTTAGAAGAAAAAGCACAGGTTGTTTCCGCTCCATTGCGCGGAAAAGGGAACGTGGTTCGAAGAATGTTTGCTGATGTGGATGCAGACATTTTTGTCATGGTTGATGGGGATGCAACTTACGATGCAGCCTCAGTTACTCGCCTTGTAGATAAGTTGATCGATGAACACCTAGACATGGTGGTTGGCTGCAGGGAAACACCTGAAGTCCTTTCAGGAGAGGCTTATCGCCGCGGTCACCAATGGGGAAACCGAATGCTAACGCAAAGCGTTGTGCAAATTTTCGGTGGCGGCTTTACAGATATGCTATCTGGCTATCGTGCTTTCACACGCAGATATGCAAAGTCATTCCCAGCGCTTTCTCGAGGGTTCGAAATCGAGACCGAGTTAACGGTCCACGCACTAGAGCTGAGAATGCCTTTTGGTGAAGTGATGACGCCATATGGTGCACGCCCAGAAGGATCAGTAAGCAAACTGTCTACATATAAAGACGGGTGGCGCATCCTAAAAACAATTGCTCGCCTGTACATTGTCGAAAGACCTTTCATGTTCTTCGCTATTTGTGCAGCGATTTTCGCCTCATTATCAGTAGCTGTTTCTATTCCTTTAATTGTTGAGTACATAGAGACAGGAATGGTACCAAGGGTCCCAACAGCAGTGCTTTCAGCATCAATAATGGTTTGTTCCCTACTATCATTTTCTTGCGGAATAATATTGGACAACGTAACACTAGGAAGACAAGAGATTAAACGACTCGCCTATTTGGCGATACCACGACCATCAACAAACGAGCGACCATAATGAAGCTAGCCTTTCACCTTTTTTGGTTCGCTGTAGCTGGGGCACTTGGCTTTCTAGTTGATGCTGGCGTTCTATATATTTTGAAAGGCTCGCTGGGACTATATGCAGCAAGAGTCATATCATTTTTTTGTGCGACATTTGCAACATGGGCTTTTAACAGGACAATAACCTTTGGAGCTGAGAAGTCAGGGCATTCAAAGAAAAGGGAATTCTCGATTTATCTTTTCCTTATGCTGATAGGAGGATCGGTTAACTACCTGACTTATGCACTATTGGTATCAACCCAAGAGTTCATAGCATCAAATCCTGTCATTGGCGTTGCCGCAGGAAGTATAGCGGGAATGTTCATAAATCTAGCAACATCAAAAATATTCTTATTCAAGAATGCAGAAAGCAAAATACATGGAGATGATTTTGATCAAGCCGAATAACTTGTTAAACAAATCCAACTTAATTGGATTTTGCAAAAAAACAAGAGATACAAGAATATTTTACTTGATTGGAATAACGCCATTTGTAATTGCTTATTACACATCCGTGTTTTACCCAGGGTATTTAACATCTGACAGCCTATACATGCTGGCCCAAGGTGCCGGGCTTCAACCGCTATCTAACTGGCACCCACCTTTTATAACAATCTTGTGGGGATGGCTATTTTCTATTTTTGAAAGTGCCGGGGGAATATGGATAATACAGATATCTCTTTACATTGGGGCTGTACTATTCTTCTCAACAAGAATAAAAAGCACAGTGATCGCGGTCATTACATTTGCAACTCTCTTACTATATCCGCCAATCTTTACTAACATGGCGGCACTATGGAAGGACTGCTGGGTTATTTCTACGACGCTGGTATGTGCTGCGTTTTCAATTCAAGCGATCGACAGCAAAAAAACAGCACCACTATTATTTTGCATTGCATTCTTTGTAATCAGCAGCCTAATAAGAATAGACTATGCAGTAGTTGCTTTGCCGCTTTTGCTTGGGGCAATACTATTCTCAGACAACAAGCGATCAACGCTAACAAGCAAATTAAAAAACAAAAGAACTGCACACCTAATAATCTCGTCACTTGTCGCTCTATTCATATGCGGAAAAATTGCAGGAATTAAAGTTGTTGAAAAATTCAACCCATGGCTTTCTGTGGCGATCTGGGATATTGCTGGAGTGGAAAGTAACTCGGAGCAAGGGGTAACGGTTCCAGGATATAGATGCGCGACATCAGACCCTTTGGTCTTTGGTGAAAATAAAAGATTTTTAGTTAATCTTCCTGCATATTCGGAAGGAACAAGCACAAACAAAGAGTCAGAAAAGTATCTAAAACTATGGATAGAAACAATTACAAGCAACCCGATTGCATATGTAAAACATCGAATCTGTGTGGCTAAAAGTTTTTTCGGTATTGGAACAGAGCAAGTGCACTATCCAAAACCAAACTCAGAGATGTCAAAAAGCAGTCTTACACAAAGCGCCGAGCGTAGTTCGTTAAACCTAAAGCTATATTGGTTTTACGATAAAAACGCTCACGGCCCTATGTTTAGATACTGGTACTACATTGCTGGATCTATTGCGCTTTTTGTTTTTTGCGTAGCAGCCAAGAAGTCAACAATTCCCCAATCTATTATTTTTATGTCAATTATTATGGCTGCTTCAAGGTTTCTGATTCTGCCGGCGGCAGACTTCAGATATGGGCTATGGATAGTGATAGGGTCAATTGCGCTTATAGCAATCTCTTTAGACTCCTTATTAACAAGAAGACCAGAGCAAATAACAACTTAAAACCAAGACAAAAAAATACAAACAAATGTTGAGCAGCTGTGAACAAAAAACAAAAGGACGACGAGCAGCTGCGCCGCTTCATTTCGCGCCGCGACGACCCGCTCAAGCACTGGAAACTCTCGCCCATCGACATCAAGTCGCTGGACAAGTGGGACGAATACACCGCCGCCAAACAGGCGATGTTCTTCCACACCGACACCGCCGATGCGCCCTGGACAGTGATCAAGTCGGACGACAAGAAGCGCGCGCGGATCAACTGCATCCGCCACTTTCTGCACTCCCTCGACTATCCGGGCAAGAACCTGCGCGTGGCCCATCAACCTGACCCGGTGCTGGTCGGCCGGGCGTCGCGGGTGATGGAGGAAGACGAGCGGGTGTACAACGAAGCGGCCGCGGAGCCGGTGCGCAATCCGCAGGCGACGCTCGCCTAAGCAGCCAGCCTTGAAGCGGGCCCCGCTCCAGGATCGCTGAAAGATCCTGAAGCGGGGCCAGCCAGCTAGATACCCTGCACCGGCAACAATACACAGGCCTGCAGCCCGCCACCGTCACGGTTGCGCAAGCGCAGTTCGCCGCCATGCTCCAGCACGATTGCCCGCGCCGCGGAAAGCCCCAGGCCGACGCCGCCGGTGTTGCGGTTGCGCGAGCTTTCCATGCGGAAGAACGGCTCGAACACCTGTTCCTGCCACTCGACGGGAATCCCCGGCCCGCGATCCAGCACACAGACCTTCACCTGCTCGGCATCCGCCACCACTTCAATCGCCGGTTCGCTGCCATATTTGATGGCGTTTTCCAGCAGGTTGCTCATGACCCGCTTGAGCCCCAGCGGGCGGCCGAAATACACCAGGCGCGGCGGGCCGCTGAACGCGATGTCGATGGACTGGTCGCGGTAATCGTCGACCAGGGTTTGCAGCAGTTCCGCCAGATCGAAGGACGTCGCCTCCTCCAGCCGCGCGTCGTCACGGAAGAAATCCAGGGCCGAGTTGATCATCGCCTGCATCTCGTCGACGTCATGGAACAGCCGGCGCTGCTGCTCGGGGTCCTCGATGAACTCGCCGCGCAGGCGCATGCGCGTCAGGGGGGTACGCAGGTCATGGGAGATCGCCGCGAGCATCTGCGTGCGGTCCTTGATGAAGTGCTGCAACTGGGCCTGCATGGCGTTGAACGCGAGGATCGCCTGGCGAATCTCGTGGGGCCCGACCGGCTCGATGGGCGGCGCGCGAAAGTCCACGCCAAAGCGCCGCGCGCCCAGGGCGAACTGCTGCAAGGGCTTGGCCAGGCGGCGGGTGGCGATCAGGGCGACCAGGACGGTGGACAACAACACCAGCCCGATCACGATCAGGTTACGCGGCCCCTCGTCCAGCCCCCAACTGCGCGACGCCGAAGAAAACATCAGCCAGGAATCGTCGGCCAATTGGATCAGCAACGCGTACTGGCCGTTCGGCCCGGGCCAATCGCTGGGCTGATAAGCCTCGATATGCCCGTTCGGCGATTTGAGCAACTGCCGAAGCCCCTCCGAATCCGTGCGGTATTCCGGGTCGTCGGTCACCGGCACCGAGATGTCTTGTCGCCTGTTGTGCCAGGTCACGCTCAAGACCGAATTGCTGGCCACTTCGGCCAGGCGCGAGCGCTGCGTCGGTTCGGCGGCCTCGATCATGTTGGTAATAGACGCGATCCGCTCCACCAGGCCGGATTCGCTCAACGGCGGCTTGGCCCAGACCCCGGCCAACTGCACGAACAGCGCATTGAAGGCCAGCGCGGTGAGCATCGCCATCAGGGTGGTCAGGGCGATCCAGCGGGCGATGGTGTCGCGCGGGCCACCCGGTCTGTGTCTTGCCCTCATTGGCGGGTCACGCTGGGGGTGAACAGATAGCCGCCATTGCGCACCGTGCGAATCATCGCCGGGCGCTTGGTGTCGAACTCCAGCTTGCGCCGCAGGCGACTGACCTGCACATCGATGCTGCGGTCGAAGGCGTCATGGGCCTGCCCGCGCGCCAGGTCGAGCAACTGCTCGCGGGTGAGGATGCGTTGCGGATGCTCGACGAACACCAGCAGCAGGTCGAACTCCCCCGCCGACAGCGGGATCATCACCTGGTCCGGCGAGCGCAGTTCGCGGCGGGTCAGGTCCAGTTGCCAGTCGGCGAACCGGATCAACGGGCGCGGCACCTCCCCGGTCACCGGCCGACTCTCCCCGGCCCGGCGCAGCACCGCGCGCACCCGGGCCAGCAACTCGCGGGCATCGAAGGGTTTGCTCAGGTAATCGTCGGCGCCCATTTCCAAGCCCACCACGCGGTCGCTCAATTCGCCCATGGCGGTCAGCATGATCACCGGCACGGCGTGCAGCTGGCGCAGGCGCTGGCAAAGGGTCAGGCCGTTTTCCCCCGGCAGCATCAGATCGAGAATGATCAGGTCCGGCACCTGCCGCTCCAGCGCCGCCCACAGCGAAGCGCCCTCGGTGGCGACTTCCACCGAGTAGCCGTGTTGCACAAAAAATTTCTTCAGCAGCGCGAGGACCTCAAGGTCGTCGTCCACGATCAACAGACTGCTCACCAGTGTGTATCACTCAAGCTCGGAATGAGCTGTCATTCAAAACCATTGGACGCGGCCCGTCATATATTTCAACGCGGTAACAAACCGACAACCCCGCAATAAAGCAGACATCTTTAAGCAAAACGCCCATGCCAGCATCGGCCTCCCTGTTCCCAAGGTCCGCCGCCCATGCGCTCATTCCTGTGTTCCGCCCGCCTGCCTCGTCATACCGCCCTGCTGATGTTCCTGTCCTACCTGGCGGGCTGTACCAGCCCGGGCCCCACCACCCAAACCGACTGCGCGAAGGTCGACTATCCGATCTATGACCCCGCCGAGCCGGTCAACCGTGGCGTGTTCGCCTTCAACAAAGCCATCGACGACTACGCACTGGCACCGGTCGCCCGCGGTTACCGCCACCTGCCCGACTTCATGCAACAAGGTGTGCACAACTTCGCGAGCAACTTCGGCGAGCCCAAGGTCTTCATCAACGACCTGCTGCAGGGCAACCCGCAGCGCTCGGTCAACAGCCTGGGGCGCTTTGCGGTCAACACCACGGTTGGCGTGCTCGGTCTATTCAACGTCTCGGACCCGCTCGGCATCCCACGCCACACCGCCGACTTCGGCCAGACCTTTGGCGTGTGGGGCATCGGCAACGGTCCCATCGTCGAACTGCCGC from Pseudomonas chlororaphis subsp. chlororaphis encodes:
- the tgt gene encoding tRNA guanosine(34) transglycosylase Tgt; this translates as MSFELLATDGKARRGRLTFPRGTVETPAFMPVGTYGTVKGMLPRDIVATGAEIILGNTFHLWLRPGTEVIKKHGDLHDFMQWKGPILTDSGGFQVFSLGAMRKIKEEGVTFASPVDGAKVFMGPEESMQVQRDLGSDIVMIFDECTPYPADEDVARVSMELSLRWAQRSKNAHGDNTAALFGIVQGGMHQDLRMRSLEGLDKIGFDGLAIGGLSVGEPKHEMIKVLDYLPGQMPADKPRYLMGVGKPEDLVEGVRRGVDMFDCVMPTRNARNGHLFIDTGVLKIRNAFHRHDDSPLDPTCDCYTCQNFSRAYLHHLDKCGEMLGSMLNTIHNLRHYQRLMAGLREAIQQGTLAAFVDSFYAKRGLPVPPLE
- the queA gene encoding tRNA preQ1(34) S-adenosylmethionine ribosyltransferase-isomerase QueA → MRVADFTFELPDSLIARHPLAERRASRLLTLDGLTGALAHRQFTDLLEHLRPGDLMVFNNTRVIPARLFGQKASGGKLEILVERVLDSHRVLAHVRSSKSPKPGSKILIDGGGEAEMLARHDTLFELGFAEEVLPLLERVGHMPLPPYIDRPDEDSDRERYQTVYSERLGAVAAPTAGLHFDQPLLEAIAAKGVETAFVTLHVGAGTFQPVRVERIEDHHMHNEWLEVSQDVVDAVAACRARGGRVVAVGTTSVRSLESAARDGVLKPFSGDTDIFIYPGRPFHVVDALVTNFHLPESTLLMLVSAFAGYPEAMAAYKAAVEHGYRFFSYGDAMFITRNPAPRGPEDQA
- a CDS encoding tyrosine-type recombinase/integrase, encoding MKRSDIKRRPLADTVLSSLEPEPKEYREFYGIDRIYFVVAANGRKRWEFRYKKPSTGKWSWLGLGGYPETSARRARDKADEVQALLNHGTDPANQKQAAKKAIEEAESTTFRAVATVWLEKKEKDGRSDSTLDKIRTYLDKDLLPALGDMQVHDIGRRSCADLLASIEARKAFNVAKKVRGWLKEIFSQAIAKGLIEYNPASELLSIAAEAPPTQQYPHLLEEELPDFMRAMKKTTSRLAARTAAWLTIWTASRPGMVRWAEWSEFNLEESLWEVSAKKMKMDRDILIPLPRQAVDALYELKEFTGRSRYLFPGVGQKTAVISENTINKVFATVGYKGRLVGHGTRHTASTLLREHDWIKDHIEMQLAHKEGGMSGVYNKAKYLRQRRVMMQWYADYLDALGEGMTNERQTDFDKLVNS
- a CDS encoding glycosyltransferase, with translation MAKFDNGLFMSYRGLKIALITPCYNEEVAIAKVIRDFRKAMPCIEIYVFDNNSTDNTVAVALEEKAQVVSAPLRGKGNVVRRMFADVDADIFVMVDGDATYDAASVTRLVDKLIDEHLDMVVGCRETPEVLSGEAYRRGHQWGNRMLTQSVVQIFGGGFTDMLSGYRAFTRRYAKSFPALSRGFEIETELTVHALELRMPFGEVMTPYGARPEGSVSKLSTYKDGWRILKTIARLYIVERPFMFFAICAAIFASLSVAVSIPLIVEYIETGMVPRVPTAVLSASIMVCSLLSFSCGIILDNVTLGRQEIKRLAYLAIPRPSTNERP
- a CDS encoding GtrA family protein, whose product is MKLAFHLFWFAVAGALGFLVDAGVLYILKGSLGLYAARVISFFCATFATWAFNRTITFGAEKSGHSKKREFSIYLFLMLIGGSVNYLTYALLVSTQEFIASNPVIGVAAGSIAGMFINLATSKIFLFKNAESKIHGDDFDQAE
- a CDS encoding sensor histidine kinase; the protein is MRARHRPGGPRDTIARWIALTTLMAMLTALAFNALFVQLAGVWAKPPLSESGLVERIASITNMIEAAEPTQRSRLAEVASNSVLSVTWHNRRQDISVPVTDDPEYRTDSEGLRQLLKSPNGHIEAYQPSDWPGPNGQYALLIQLADDSWLMFSSASRSWGLDEGPRNLIVIGLVLLSTVLVALIATRRLAKPLQQFALGARRFGVDFRAPPIEPVGPHEIRQAILAFNAMQAQLQHFIKDRTQMLAAISHDLRTPLTRMRLRGEFIEDPEQQRRLFHDVDEMQAMINSALDFFRDDARLEEATSFDLAELLQTLVDDYRDQSIDIAFSGPPRLVYFGRPLGLKRVMSNLLENAIKYGSEPAIEVVADAEQVKVCVLDRGPGIPVEWQEQVFEPFFRMESSRNRNTGGVGLGLSAARAIVLEHGGELRLRNRDGGGLQACVLLPVQGI
- a CDS encoding response regulator; amino-acid sequence: MSSLLIVDDDLEVLALLKKFFVQHGYSVEVATEGASLWAALERQVPDLIILDLMLPGENGLTLCQRLRQLHAVPVIMLTAMGELSDRVVGLEMGADDYLSKPFDARELLARVRAVLRRAGESRPVTGEVPRPLIRFADWQLDLTRRELRSPDQVMIPLSAGEFDLLLVFVEHPQRILTREQLLDLARGQAHDAFDRSIDVQVSRLRRKLEFDTKRPAMIRTVRNGGYLFTPSVTRQ
- a CDS encoding MlaA family lipoprotein: MRSFLCSARLPRHTALLMFLSYLAGCTSPGPTTQTDCAKVDYPIYDPAEPVNRGVFAFNKAIDDYALAPVARGYRHLPDFMQQGVHNFASNFGEPKVFINDLLQGNPQRSVNSLGRFAVNTTVGVLGLFNVSDPLGIPRHTADFGQTFGVWGIGNGPIVELPLLGTDNSRDSVGKILNFVVSPFGDNSDTVQTLGTVAMVGGVVDGRAALLPLTDSLKTMPDYYSALRDVNAEHRAAFVQEGKQGATSPAKNRCEGATHDDF